The sequence below is a genomic window from Daphnia pulicaria isolate SC F1-1A chromosome 6, SC_F0-13Bv2, whole genome shotgun sequence.
aaggttgCGGTCGTTACATTTACGACTCGATCTGCAAATTACCATGACAGATGACGGTATCAACCttcctcccccaaaaaagttACTTTCTTACTTTCATTATAATGAAAGTTAGGTAATGAAAGTTATTATACTTACATCTCCTATAGGAGATGTGCATGATAACCCTAATTGCGATGAAACTCAAATCCATAAACGTCTTAAAAAAATGCTATAAAAACGTATTCACAACCCAAGAAGGAAGTGTGATCAAAtaattttcacattttcttttttagttcatCCAGCTAGTACTTCTCTGCAGCGATATATAGACGGGCAGCAATAGCTTCCATCATTGTTGCAGTCAATCGGCCCTTGCAGATAAAGTGGAGAACTAGGTCAAAAACTTCTGGATCCAcatcttcaattttaattggattagttaattgatttttgtaaGGTTGCTGAACATATCAGCAAAAAGGAGTGATGTGAAGAACTAAATAATTTCCGtttcacatttctttttcagttcATCCAGCTGGTATTTAATTGCAGCGATATAGAGATCGGCGGCCATAGCTTCTATCGTTGTTGCAGTCAACCGTCCCGTGTAGATAAAGCGGAGAAGTTGGTGAAACACTTCCAGTTTGAcacattcaatttcaatttgatcaGTTAACTTTTCTTTGGATAGATTTTCGAACATGGCCGCAAAAAATTTGCTTCTTGATGCCAAAATGTTCTTGTGGGCAGGGAATTCACGGCCACCGACATAAAATTCGACGTCACTGAACTGCGTTTCACCTATCAATTTTTCGAGATGAGTTATTAATTCATCACCACAGTCGATCGCAAGAGGATTGCAAGGAGAGATGGATTCCATTTTCACATGAGAAAGGATTTTACAATAGAGTCAAACTTCCGTCCTCTTGCTGACATTCGGCTTTGATTATCTATTCTTTATTAGATAAATCGTATGTTACAAAATACGAGTCTGATTTTGATGGGAGCATTTGCTGgaggattttctttctttttccatttaggATTGGCATTTTTACCAAGATTTTTACCGAAAAACCGGGTCGACGAGGATTACTACGGCCCCAACAGAGTTATAATGGCACGGATAGATTACTATTTGTCTACCCTTGTCGCACATAGTCAGTGTCCATCGTCTATTGGAAGTTTCATCTgcggaaaagaaaacggaacaaACGTTTGCCTTTCCCATCTGCAGTCCGAATAAGAAACGGCACTTGAATCTTCCATGCAAAATTGAGTTTGCTGAGTTCAAATCCCGAACGGATCCAACTCAAATCTTGTGCCATTTGTATTAACAAAGGACGAGCAGAAATTCGTCAAAAAactgtaataaataaaagcaaaagaaattttggcaAATcattcacacaaaaaaagttaaatggatttttcaaaaagtatACTGTTAAAAAGgg
It includes:
- the LOC124341656 gene encoding speckle-type POZ protein-like codes for the protein MAQDLSWIRSGFELSKLNFAWKIQVPFLIRTADGKGKRETQFSDVEFYVGGREFPAHKNILASRSKFFAAMFENLSKEKLTDQIEIECVKLEVFHQLLRFIYTGRLTATTIEAMAADLYIAAIKYQLDELKKKYVDPEVFDLVLHFICKGRLTATMMEAIAARLYIAAEKY